The segment attctatagttagaatataatagtgggcactttgaatacagtgttttttgagatgacaacaaatgaaaatgcccggggtggtgttattgtgacagggtaggaactaaATTGttaagtgtttcctaggggaccctataagctTTGGCTACATTGTATGTTTTCTcctagctacttcatgtagctaacatattcttgctttgcatattcctctttgatttagaagatactgttgcacaaacaacatgctgaattaggtctacaccatcactggtgttatcaggctgtattagctagctacttttgctcctgccagcagcataccaccctgcatcccactgcagGTTTGTtgctgaagctaagcagggttggtcctggtcagtccctggatgggagaccacatgctgctggaagtagtgttggacggccagtaagaggcactctttcctctggtataaaaaaaatatcccgatgtgtagggtgccgtctttcggatgggatgttaaaacgGGTGtactgactctctgaggtcattaaagatcccatggcacttatcgtaagagtaggggtgttaaccctggtgtcctggctaaattcctaaGCTGTCCCTCATActatcacggtcacctaatcatccccagcttacaattggctcattcatccctctctcccctgtaactattccccaggtcgttgctgtcaatgagaacgtgttctcaggcAACTTAtctggtaaaataaaatactcAGTACCTTTTattagcattagtggctaacaTTTACTGTCTCACAAGATTTAgggcaacttgctaagaaaagacaaactagctgtttgcggATGTAAGAAATACAAACTAATAGTGTCATTATAGAACGTTAGTGGATTattattaagaagcaaagtgaaaacagcattgttgtcatcaacattgttgcaagtgtctcgtggttgaggaacatcaaatgcgctccttgagtgacagggggcgtggctaggtctgtgtggaaagtggcacggagagaaagtggagagagatgactcaagtagcgaagtAAATTATAAAAATTGACATTACAcatggcgtatcacatttaacaaaccaaacattcggTATATAAGGtaaaagtaaaaacccaaaccagtccctgcatcaataccggtatatcatGAAATATGGTATACCGCCCACCCTagaccggatgcttcacatttatacatctggtgaaatatctgtctcattattCTGTCTGTGGTGCCACTGTCTGGACCAGCACCTATCTTCGTGTTTTTGTTTtgaggatgaaacagaggagaggtGTGTCGAGCGGTGGTAAAATAAAACGATTACAGTACGTATTCTGCTGTTCTATAGCGTGTgcaacacaggaggttggtggcaccttaattgggaagaatgagcttgtggtaatggctggattgGAATAGTATCAAACACATGGGTTCCATGTGATTCCATtcactctgttccagccattatgagctgtcctcccatcagcagcctccactggactGTGCAATGATGTCTCAGGGGGGGGGCGTTTTTGTTGTTTGCAGTAATTTCTTTGTTGTAAGATCACAAAGTGACGAGGTAGTTTCACCATTAAGGGTTCCAGCTTTAAGAATAATGTTACATGTTGACGAGTTGATCCATTCTTATCAGCCCATGTATAGGTGTTTGTGAACATGCAAATATGTAGCCATGTGAGGATGAATGATCCTCCTAGATTTAGGCACACGGCCTTTAAATTGTCCGAAACATTGATGTTCTGCTTTTCTTTCTCATCAACAGCACATCAAGGCCACCCTGGATTTGATCGAGGGCAGCATCACGGTTTGCACCACCAAAAAGACCTTTGACCCATATGCCGTTGTAAGGGCACGGGACCTCATCAAGCTCTTGGCCAGAAGTGTGCCATTTGAGCAGGTAGGCATGCTCTCTTGTTCATCAATTCATAGTTGAACTTCCTACAATGATCCTGATAGTGTGGAAGAATAGTCAAAACTTTATACTTACCCCCAAGAAAGAAACCACTACAATTATCTTCATTTGGTCgatgttttcttctgtcttccgCCTTTAGGCCGTGCGTATTTTGGAGGATGACATGGCGTGTGACATCATCAAAATTGGCACGCTGGTCAGAACCAGAGAACGGTTtgtgaagaggaggcagagactCATCGGACCTAAAGGATCTACACTCAAGGTGGGTCTTGTTCAACCGTGCAGCCAGGGAGAGCGTTCAAATGGACACATTTGTGTTGTAGTGTTGTGTTTAGATGTTAGCATCACTAGGTGGCAGCATAGTGTTATTAACACCTCCCAACGTGTCAGAATCAGTCAGCTAATCAAATCACAGTTTATTTGTCGGATGCACAGGGGGTATACATTTACTTGCAAGCTCTCATCTGAACAgtgctacaacaacaaaaatattgaATTAAAATAAGTAGAAGGAAAAATGACGACAGTATATAGCTGgagaatttgcaaaaaaaatctaaaagtaaaagcaCTTTTTCAAAGTAAGTATTTTTACTCTTGTACGGGGATATGGAGAGTATGACATGATTTTGCATTGTGCAGTAAGAAGTTTAAAGTTTTGTTAGTCTTCTGTACAGGATACACGTGGTATACAGCACAGGATACACGTGGTATACAGCACAGGATACACGTGGTATACAGCACAGGATACACGTGGTATACAGCACAGGATACACGTGGTATACAGCACAGGATACACGTGGTATACAGCACAGGATACACGTGGTATACAGCACAGGATACACGTGGTATACAgcgtccaatgaaatgcttacttgcaggttccttcatGATagtgcaacaacaataataataaaagaTCAGAATACAAACATAATGTAAATGGCtcggtagaatagaataaacattttagcgcAGCGGCCGTCAGCGGTCGTAGCAGTACTGTCAGCGGTCGTAGCAGTACTGTCAGCGGTCGTAGCAGTACTGTCAGCGGTCGTAGCAGTACTGTCAGCGGTCGTAGCAGTACTGTCAGCGGTCGTAGCAGTACTGTCAGCGGTCGTAGCAGTACTGTCAGCGGTCGTAGCAGTACTGTCAGCGGTCGTAGCAGTACTGTCAGCGGTCGTAGCAGTACTGTCAGCGGTCGTAGCAGTACTGTCAGCGGTCGTAGCAGTACTGTCAGCGGTCGTAGCAGTACTGTCAGCGGTCGTAGCAGTACTGTCAGCGGTCGTAGCAGTACTGTCAGCGGTCGTAGCAGTACTGTCAGCGGTCGTAGCAGTACTGTCAGCGGTCGTAGCAGTACTGTCAGCGGTCGTAGCAGTACTGTCAGCGGTCGTAGTAGCGGTACTGTCAGCGGTCGTAGTAGCGGTACTGTCAGCGGTCGTAGTAGCGGTACTGTCAGCGGTCGTAGTAGCGGTACTGTCAGCGGTCGTAGTAGCGGTGCTGTCAGCGGTCGTAGTAGCGGTACTGTCAGCGGTCGTAGTAGCGGTACTGTCAGCGGTCGTAGTAGCGGTACTGTCAGCGGTCGTAGTAGCGGTACTGTCAGCGGTCGTAGTAGCGGTACTGTCAGCGGTCGTAGTAGCGGTACTGTCAGGAGTCGTAGTAGCAGCAGTACTGTCAGCAGGAGTCGTAGTAGCAGCAGTACTGTCAGCaggtgtagtagtagcagtagtactgtcagtagtcgtagcagtagtactgtcagtagtcgtagcagtagtactgtcagtagtcgtagcagtagtactgtcagtagtcgtagcagtagtactgtcagcagtagtagcagtagtactgtcaGTAGTCGTAGCAGTAGTACTGTCAGTAGTCGTAGCAGTAGTACTGTCAGTAGTCGTAGCAGTAGTACTGTCAGCAGTCGTAGCAGTAGTACTGTCAGCAGTCGTAGCAGTAGTACTGTCAGCAGTCGTAGCAGTAGTACTGTCAGTAGTCGTAGCAGTAGTACTGTCAGCAGTCGTAGCAGTAGTACTGTCAGCAGTCGTAGCAGTACTGTCAGCAGTCGTAGCAGTAGTACTGTCAGCAGTCGTAGCAGTAGTACTGTCAGCAGTCGTAGCAGTAGTACTGTCAGCAGTCGTAGCAGTAGTACTGTCAGTAGTCGTAGCAGTAGTACTGTCAGCAGTCGTAGCAGTAGTACTGTCAGCAGTCGTAGCAGTAGTACTGTCAGCAGTCGTAGCAGTAGTACTGTCAGCAGTCGTAGCAGTAGTACTGTCAGCAGTCGTAGCAGTAGTACTGTCAGCAGTCGTAGCAGTAGTACTGTCAGCAGTCGTAGCAGTAGTACTGTCAGCAGTCGTAGCAGTAGTACTGTCAGCAATCGTAGCAGTACTGTCAGCAGTCGTAGCAGTactgtcagcagtcagcagtagtagcagtactgtcAGCAgtcgtagtagcagcagtagtactgtcaGTAGCAGTACTGTCAGCAGTCGTAGCAGTACTGTCAGCAGTCGTAGCAGTACTGTCAGCAGtcgtagcagtagcagtagtactgtcaGCAGTCGTAGCAGTACTGTCAGCAgtcgtagtagcagcagtagtactgtcaGTAGCAGTACTGTCAGCAGTCGCAGTCATAGAAGTACTGCCAGTAGTCGTACtgtcagcagcagcagtagtagtactggtGGCATTAGCGGCAGTCATGGAGTGTGAGTGGATGGAGATTGCTCGCCATGGAACACATTCAACCTCCCTCTTACAGGCATTTATCTAACCTGTTTCCCCCTCAGGCGTTGGAGCTGCTCACTAATTGCTACGTCATGGTGCAGGGGAACACTGTGTCAGCCCTGGGACCCTTCAACGGCCTCAAAGAGGTGAGCGCTGATTTCCTCTATCAGGGCCATGTTCAGTAGGGTACACCATAGCAAAACATTTAGTAAGGCAATAATGCATTTTTAGGTAGTACCTCTCCATTTCATTCCGTTTCTAAATGCTTTCTCCTTACTGAACactaccctgctctctccctTAACCCCACACTGGAACCACTGAAATAAGCCTGTTGAATTCATCAGGTGCCCATTTCTGCAATAGCAACAAATAATTTATTGAATTGACTTAGGCCCACCTCTCCATAGGGAGATTAGGGCGTACACATTTTGCAATTGATGGTAATAAATCCCTTTCAGATGCATACTATCACTATTGcctcggaagctaagcagggttggtcttggtcggtccctggatgggagaccagattctgctggaagtggtgttgaaaGGCCAGTAGGTGGCACTCTTTTCTCTGGCTTACATTttttcccaatgccccagggcagtgatgggggacattgccctgtgtagggtgcagtcTTTCGGATTGGGACATAAAACAGgtatcctgactctctgtggtcaccaaAGATCCCATGGCAGTTATTGTAAGAGTAAGGGTGAactccggtgtcctggctaaattcccaatctggccctcataacatcatggccacctaatcatccccagcctccaattgactcatttCCCTCCCCCTGTTACTATTCCGctggttgttgctgtaaatgagaatgtgttctcagtcaacttacctgaagtagggcctcccgagtggcacagcggtctacagacctgggttcgatcccaggctgtgtcacagctggctgTAACCGGGCAgcgctcaattggcccagcgtcgtccgggttagtggagggGTTGGACGGCCGGGATTTCCTTTTCCCATCGCgttctagcaactccttgtggcggaccgggcgcctgcaagctgacttcggtcgccagctgtacggtgtttcttctgacacattggtgcggctggcttccgcgATTAAGCGAGcaatgtgtcaagaagcagtgcggcagggtcgtgtttcagagaatgcatggctctcgaccttcgcctctcccgagtccataggggagttgcagcgatgggacaagactaactaccaattggatatcacaaaaaggGGGGGGAAAGTACATTAAACTTCCCTGGAGTGAGCAacaattgtatttttttgttctctctctctccgagtgACTCAATTATTATCCGCTAAAACAATTTTTCCCAAATGTAGGTACGGAAAGTGGTGTTGGATACCATGAAGAACATCCACCCCATCTACAACATCAAGGTAATTGATACCTTTCTCCTCCACATCCAAGAAGGAGGAGAAAGGTTGTCTATGTGGTACTTTGTCATGGTTCGTGGTAAACTTAAAGTAACTGACACTGTTCTATGTAAGAGGATGTGGGGTTTTTGTTGACGCCACAGAGGAAGTCACCAAAAGGAACTGGAGTCCTTTAGAATAGATGACTTGAACTTACCATGATCCCAAAAGGGGAAGTTAGAAGATCCTTGACAGCTGAGAACAACATGCTCCAGACCGACTTATTCTATCCGTCATAACTTTATTTTACAGTTTTTTATCGTGTTTGGCCAGTTGTTTACAAATTCCTTTATTCCGATTGGCTCTCGTACACGAGGTTGTCAACAATAGCCAAAACCTTAGCAATGCAAAACTTGTTAGTTGTCCTTGTAGCGGATGTTTTTTTTTGATGGTCAGGGAGGAAGCTGTACTTCAGCTATTTTAGGTGTTTCTAAGCGGTCAAAGAAATCTAAAATGTGAGGTGTTGCTCCTTTAATGCTGTGGCTCAAGGGATTTAAAGGGGCAATGcttagttgaaacaataacaaaacaggTCCCCCGCCTCTCTTTTGGTAAaaggctgagggatgggcctttgagaaatgtaaccactcaaatttaTAGACAGCTATGAATGCAAGGACTGTGGACAAGGACTAAAATGATAGTTTCAAGATTTTTTTTGAGGCTACACCGTGTTTGTTTACACTgatattgtttacaaacaatgtaataaaacaagcttatatttggggttctgatgaaTTATACTCTTCACGAATcaatgggtgtatgtgtgtgtatatatgtacacatgtacacacaaaaatggatgtagcaattgcagattgcCCCTTCTAGTGAAGCAACTGGCTTGAACTACTGCATCCTTTCTGGAGCTTAGCCATGTAGTTACCAGCATGTAGTCTGACTTCAACCTCCCTCAGTTTCAATAATACAAGTTAACTCTTCCAACATGTTTCTCCCTTTTTACTCTGGCGACCGTTCAATTGGGGTCGACCGCAGACGCTCATGATCAAGCGCGAGCTGTCTAAGGACCCCGAGCTGCGGCTGCAGAGCTGGGAGAGATTCCTGCCCAATTTCCGACACAAGAACCTGACCAAGCGCAAGGAGCCTAAGAAAAAGACGACAAAGAAGGAGTACACGCCTTTCCCCCCGCAGCACCCTGAGAGCCAGGTTAGTGGGTCAGAACCGCCTCCCCCCGCAGCAGCCTGAGAGCCAGGTTAGTGGGTCAGAACCGCCTCCCCCCGCAGCAGCCTGAGAGCCAGGTTGGTGGGTCAGAACTGCCTGACACCGCAGCAGCCTAAGAGCCAGGTTAGTGGGTCAGAACTGCCTGACACTGCAGCAGCCTGAGAGCCAGGTTAGTGGGTCAGAACTGCCTGACACCGCAGCAGCCTGAGAGCCAGGTTAGTGGGTCAGAACTGCCTGACACCGCAGCAGCCTGAGAGCCAGGTTAGTGGGTCAGAACTGCCTGACACCGCAGCAGCCTGAGAGCCAGGTTAGTGGGTCAGAACTGCCTGACACCGCAGCAGCCTGAGAGCCAGGTTAGTGGGTCAGAACTGCCTGACACCGCAGCAGCCTGAGAGCCAGGTTAGTGGGTCAGAACTGCCTGACACCGCAGCAGCCTGAGAGCCAGGTTAGTGGGTCAGAACTGCCTGACACCGCAGCAGCCTGAGAGCCAGGTTAGTGGGTCAGAACTGCCTGACACCGCAGCAGCCTGAGAGCCAGGTTAGTGGGTCAGAACTGCCTGACACCGCAGCAGCCTGAGAGCCAGGTTAGTGGGTCAGAACCGCCTCCCCCCGCAGCAGCCTGAGAGCCAGGTTAGTGGGTCAGAACCGCCTCCCCCCGCAGCAGCCTGAGAGCCAGGTTAGTGGGTCAGAACCGCCTGCCCCCGCAGCAGGCTGAGAGCCAGGTTAGTGGGTCAGAACCACCACTCAGGCATGATGATGTAGTTATTTGTATCGGTTCCTGTGTCATACAACATGCTAGCCCAGTATACAAATCTTCACGTAGATGGCACATCAAACGTAGCATGCAAAGTGCAAGCACAGTacaataaaaatgtatattttttttaaggtTCAGTTTCAAGATAACAACACAGGACATTGACAAGTCCTCTTCCACATACTCTAACAGGGGTGTGTAATAACTTTGGCCCCAGGCCCACATTGGGATTAGATTTTTTCCCAAACCGATTTGTAAGTCAAAAGCAATTTGTGGGCTGGGAAAAGGGcacttatatatattttttttatataagtcAAGAGAACATCTTATGAATATATTTTATAACTGCCCTTTTTCCGGCCCGCAAATTGCTTATAATTTCCCAATCTTCTCTTTTACTCATCCTTGTACTATAACATACAACAGCCATAGAGCCTAACATCAACAGATGACTTGGTCTATAACTACTTGATATAACCCATCCATCACTAAACCTATCACTAGACTTGTTCACACCCATGTTCCTAGATTCACTGTTTTGTTGTGTTTCCTGGTTGTCTAGATTGACAAGGAACTTGCAACGGGAGAGTTCTTCCTTCGAGAGAGCGttaagaagaggaagaagatggAAGAGATAAAGGTAACCATGGATATCACTTGACACCGCTTCACCCTGGGGTGTGGTAACCATGGATATCACTTGACACCGCTTCACCCTGGGGTGTGGTAACCATGGATATCACTTGACACCGCTTCACCCTGGGGTGTGGTAACCATGGATATCACTTGACACCGCTTCACCCTGGGGTGTGGTAACCATGGATATCACTTTACACCGCTTCACCCAGGGGTATGGTAACCATGGATATCACTTGACACCGCTTCACTCTGGGGTGTGGTAACCATGGAAGTTACTTGACACAGCTTTGTCCTTGGGTGTCACAACCATCACTTGACTTGATAGCTATGCACCAGTTACTATTTGTATAGCATTGCATGAGAAACTAATGACCTTCAAAAGACATGTAACAGGATTTACTGTGCCAAATCCATTTGACCTATGTCTGCTTGTGTCTGTGTTTCCAAGGTGAAACAAGCCGAGGCGTTGACTAAGAGGCAAGAGGAGCGAAACAGAGCCTTTATTCCTCCTAAGGAGAAACCTGTTATGAAGAAGACTAACAAAGGTACAGTTTGAATAATACATACAGTTTGAATACATTTGAATAATTGTTGTTAACTACCTTCGTTCCACCCACTTCCTTCAAGCCATGCCAGACTGCTTCATGCCCTGCACCAGTCAGGCAACCAGGCCTTCTCCTCCCGCTCACACAACTTTTGAAACTCTTCCTGACAGTCTTGGGGCTTTTTAAAGCAGGCCTTAATAAGACTCATCTTTATCAGCTGGCCTACCCTTCCTCCTACACTTTGGTTGTTGCTTTCATGATATGGATAATGTGGATGCTTCtgtgattatggataatcctgaatgaatcgtgaataataatgagtgagaaagttaggcACAAATATTATACTCCATATGAATGTAGAGATGTTCAGAAACATTCTATTCTCATTTATAATAAAATGATTTTATGCACTTTGAAATTATTCTTCTAGAATGAAAAGCACTTTACAAATGTAAattgtcgaattgctatgctttatcttggccaggtcgccgttgcaaatgagaacttgttctcaactagcctacctggttaaataaaggttaaattaaaaaaaataaaaaataacggaTTCACCTGGTTAAATGAAGCATTGcctgaacacagacacacacacagccacacctaGCTGTTTAATATGTTATTTTTCTTTTACCATGTTTTTTTCCTAGCTCCCTCAGATGCCAAAATTAACATTGAGGCCATCAAGGCTAAGGTAAGGAAAGCCAAGACCAAGAAGCTAGGAGCCCCCTCTGTTAACCCTGCCCCGCAGACCACACCTGCCTATGACAAGAAGAAAAAGAACAAGGGCTAACCTTGGAAAAGCTTGGACAATGGACAATATTCACTATTGCAGCATTGAAACGAGATCACTGGCGTGAAGGACGTCAGGTTTGTCAGAACATGGGTTTGTCTAGATGTATTTGGGATATTAATAGAATATCCCTAATTCCACAGAGATTAATCTTCCTCATAGTTTTGATGAAATGAATATGGAATGCCTCTGTCCTCAGTAGAGGAGACCGTATACAGTAAAGGTGTCCCCCTATATGTGACACCCAATGCCTCTGAGTGTTACCTAGTTTTCCTGTGACCGAGGCCCATTCTTCAATAGTTTACCAACTGTTTGTAAGACGTGAACAGAATGGTTCACCTGGTTTATCCCGACGCCACAGATTCCTCCTCTTGTCCTAATCCTTAGAACAACTTGTACTGCTTTCAACCAACACCTGTCAATGTTAAAGTAGTGTTTACTGTAAATATTATGAAGCCTGCAAGTATAATGGCTTATGATGCAGTTAATGCATTGGAAGACTAGTAATGTTTCATAATGATGCTGACTTAAGTCTGTTAATGTATACTTATAAAAAAATAGCATGCATACTATTAAAAGCTTTTTTTATAGTCCTTATTATAAATGATTAACAAGGTATAAAGCAATATACCTGCAGGCTttgagaaaaggcattgaaagtTTTAGTTCATGATTAAATGAACATGGTTGTCGTGTGCCGCTACAGGCGTCAAGTGTAGCAGGAATGGGCCTAGAGGACTGCTGAACAGTGAAATATCATTGTGATGTTGAGGAGAACTGTGTGTTGGGCCGTGCTCTGTCATTTGGTGTTGCTACTTCTAAACACTCAATAAAACAAGAATATGATAATCTCTCATTCTGGATTTGTAGAATTGATTTTCCTGTTAGGCTAAATGAGATGGATTTAGACACTGCTCTTCAACCTTCATAAGCTCTTGTGTTATGAGTTCTGCTGTCAGTGGTTGGTGAGCCTGGTCACAGACTTGTTTGTGCTTTTGCCAACACTATTGCTCATTGTTAaccttcttgagaatacagggggtgctgttttcgcattagcataatttcctctacagattaaactgcctcttattcaattattgctgttactatatgcatataattaataccattggatagaaaacaagctatggtttctaaaaccgtttcaattttgtctctgagtgaaacataagtcatttgacagcactttccctgagcaagaagaaga is part of the Salvelinus fontinalis isolate EN_2023a chromosome 39, ASM2944872v1, whole genome shotgun sequence genome and harbors:
- the krr1 gene encoding KRR1 small subunit processome component homolog; protein product: MASSTKEGSVSETQSGKKSKKNTNQVDESQLFTVPDGWKEPAFTKDDNPKGLLEESSFATLFPKYREAYLKECWPLVQKALGDSHIKATLDLIEGSITVCTTKKTFDPYAVVRARDLIKLLARSVPFEQAVRILEDDMACDIIKIGTLVRTRERFVKRRQRLIGPKGSTLKALELLTNCYVMVQGNTVSALGPFNGLKEVRKVVLDTMKNIHPIYNIKTLMIKRELSKDPELRLQSWERFLPNFRHKNLTKRKEPKKKTTKKEYTPFPPQHPESQIDKELATGEFFLRESVKKRKKMEEIKVKQAEALTKRQEERNRAFIPPKEKPVMKKTNKAPSDAKINIEAIKAKVRKAKTKKLGAPSVNPAPQTTPAYDKKKKNKG